One Candidatus Nitronauta litoralis genomic window, GAAAAGACCATCTATGGCACTTGAACAGGAAACGGTGGTCAAAGCCGATCTGGTAGATCATGTCTATGAGCGAGTCGGGTTCACCCGGTCTGAAGCGCTCAATGCCGTAGAAGTGATTCTTGAAGAAATAAAATCCGCGTTGGGGCGTGGAGAGAATGTTCGAATCGTTGGATTCGCTAGCTTCAACCTCCGGCGGAAAAATGCGCGTAGAGCGCGCAACCCCAAAACAGGCGAGCCCATTACGATTCAGCCCCGGACCGTCCTTACCTTTAAACCAAGCCGCCATTTATTGGAGGCAACCAACCGAACTACCCATGAGTCAGATGATTCCGGATAAATTATTTTTTAAAATTGGGGAAGTAGCAGAGATTGCTGGGTTGGAACAGCATGTTCTTCGTTATTGGGAGGACGAGTTTGATCAGTTGAAGCCAACAAAAAACCGATCCGGGCAGCGCTTGTACCAGAAAAAGGATGTTGAAATGGTGCTGGAAATTCAAAGACTTCTATACACTGATAAGTTTACTCTGGCTGGAGCCAAGCAAAAGCTGAAAGAGCGTAAAAAACCCGGATCCCAACTGGACTTTGGCTTTGACCGCGAAAAATTCCATGGGTGGAAAGATCAGATCAAATCTGAATTAAAATCTATTTTAAAAATTCTGGAAAGCTAATCTCCCTTCCTTTTCCCCCCGCTTTATTTCTCACAATCTGGCTGTAAACCAATTCCCTTTTTATTTCCTTGTAGTTGGACGGTTCGTTTTGGTAACTTGGAAGTAAGGCTCTTTTTCCGAGGTGAAACATGCTCCGAATGGTTCGATCATCAATAGGTGTGTTTGGGTTTTTGTTTTTCTCCATGGCTTTTTGCGTTTCTACTCTTGCGCAGTCGCCTCCTTCCACCAAGCCCGAAACCCAAAAGCGAAAGTTTTACGAATATAAAGGGAATTATCGGGAAGAAATAGAAACACTCCGTAAGAAATTCAAAGATGCTTTTGGTTATGAACTTATGGATGCTTCACCGGGATGGAAGGCGGATGAGATAAGAACCATGCACCGGGTGTTTGAGCGACTGCCAGACAGTTTTTACAGACTACCAGGACTTACAAAATTGATACGGCTTTCGGCCTTCCCATCAAAACATCAGCAGGGGGCCGGTGGAAGAATTCCCGCAGCCACTTTTCCGAAGTTCACAACTGTTTACCGCCAGGTCTTGAAATCTCACATGGCGGTGTTTCAGGATGATACTTTCAGGCTGGAGTTTTATGATTCCCTGTTTTCCGAAGAAGAAGCGGATCTGGAAAATATTGTGCACCATGAAATGGGACACGCAATGGATATTTCGAGAGGCATGCTGAGTTTTGGTAAAGATTGGCTCGAAATTGCCGGTTTCAGTATTTTAAATTTGCCGCCTCTTGATGCGCGACCTGATGGAGATTATATCTACACCCTGAAAAATGACCCTGAAATACCCAACTATGCTCCCGTGTCGGGTAGACATCTCCCAACCTATTCCAGGGAAAATCCACAAGAAGATTTTGCTAATTCAATTGCAGCGTACATTCATTATCCCTACTTCAAGTATTCCCATCCGGCGCGATACAAATTTTTAAAACAAACTGTGTTCGATGGCAAGGATGTGGTCATGTCATCGCCTGGGCCGTCTGTATTTAAAGACAAGGTGATTGCCGATGCGAAAGCTCTGGTTGCATCAGGACAATGGGAACAATTGTTCAAACTTGTCACAGAAATGGGGCGCAACACTTTTCCTGAAGTTGAAAAGGCCTT contains:
- a CDS encoding integration host factor subunit alpha, which encodes MALEQETVVKADLVDHVYERVGFTRSEALNAVEVILEEIKSALGRGENVRIVGFASFNLRRKNARRARNPKTGEPITIQPRTVLTFKPSRHLLEATNRTTHESDDSG
- a CDS encoding MerR family transcriptional regulator, whose amino-acid sequence is MSQMIPDKLFFKIGEVAEIAGLEQHVLRYWEDEFDQLKPTKNRSGQRLYQKKDVEMVLEIQRLLYTDKFTLAGAKQKLKERKKPGSQLDFGFDREKFHGWKDQIKSELKSILKILES